A stretch of the Gemmatimonadaceae bacterium genome encodes the following:
- a CDS encoding S9 family peptidase, with the protein MTTFRRSRAILLVAVTLAAHPLLAQQPRGLSDADLLRMKAVGGVAIAPTGDRILYTVTGWEHPNAKADTALGDKHDRRSHVWIVPFAGGDARQLTFSERGESQPAWSPDGRTIAFVSARGTGTGDDAPKPQVWLLPADGGEARQLTTLRDGVVAFAWSPDASRIAVVTPDTLTREQEARTRRRDDAKVFEADFRLNHLWVVTVASGAAAKVTSGAFTVRGAPSWSPDGTRLAFDASPTPMIRDERRDAYMVEIASQRIDRLTTTSEVQSTPQFSPDGRTLAFTMLRKEFAAHKDGIAARTLRNDHLVTYDVATKAITDLAVPTFDVSPGQPRWSADGASLWFTASDRVYNTLYSYTLASRRYTTMTKDLMVQGAVASRDGAKMAFVLDSPMWPAEVFVQDASLPEPKRITTTNAWLSDRALGETRVIGWKSSDGRAVEGILLLPVGYREGARVPMVVSAHGGPTAAWTNGFKGSTGAPGQTWAARGWAVLYPNPRGSTGYGEWWMRANTGDWGGGDYRDIMAGTDAVVRLGIADPEKLAFEGWSYGGYMTSWVVSQTGRFKAAMMGAGLPSLLSMAGTTDIPGYINTFFGDPQYDGSIVNASVRKYLERSAISYSDRITTPLLILHGGNDERVPIGQPMEFYRALKDRGKAVELVFYPREGHGLSEYYHQVDRMKREYDWIAQHTLGTTRATVQP; encoded by the coding sequence ATGACGACGTTCCGCCGCTCCCGCGCCATCCTCCTCGTGGCCGTCACGCTCGCGGCCCATCCCCTGCTCGCGCAGCAGCCTCGCGGCCTGAGCGACGCCGACCTGCTCCGGATGAAGGCCGTCGGCGGCGTGGCCATCGCGCCAACCGGTGACCGCATCCTCTATACGGTGACCGGCTGGGAGCATCCGAACGCCAAGGCCGACACCGCGCTCGGCGACAAGCACGACCGCCGCTCGCACGTCTGGATCGTGCCGTTCGCCGGCGGTGACGCCCGGCAGCTGACCTTCAGCGAGCGCGGCGAATCGCAGCCGGCGTGGTCACCGGACGGCCGCACGATCGCCTTCGTGTCGGCGCGCGGGACCGGCACCGGCGACGACGCGCCGAAGCCGCAGGTCTGGCTGCTGCCCGCCGACGGCGGCGAGGCGCGGCAGCTCACCACACTGCGTGACGGGGTGGTGGCGTTCGCCTGGTCTCCCGATGCCAGCCGGATCGCCGTCGTCACCCCCGACACGCTGACGCGCGAGCAGGAGGCGCGCACCCGTCGCCGCGACGATGCGAAGGTGTTCGAGGCCGACTTCCGCCTCAACCACCTCTGGGTCGTGACGGTGGCGTCAGGGGCGGCGGCGAAGGTCACCAGCGGGGCCTTCACGGTGCGTGGTGCGCCGTCGTGGTCGCCTGACGGCACCCGCCTCGCGTTCGACGCCTCGCCCACCCCGATGATCCGCGACGAGCGTCGCGATGCTTACATGGTGGAGATCGCGTCGCAGCGGATCGACCGCCTCACCACCACCAGCGAGGTGCAGAGCACGCCGCAGTTCTCGCCCGATGGCCGCACGCTGGCGTTCACGATGCTGCGAAAGGAGTTCGCGGCCCACAAGGACGGCATCGCCGCCCGAACGCTGCGCAACGACCACCTCGTCACATACGATGTCGCCACGAAGGCGATCACCGACCTCGCGGTGCCGACGTTCGACGTGAGCCCGGGCCAGCCGCGCTGGTCGGCCGACGGCGCGTCGCTCTGGTTCACGGCCAGCGATCGCGTCTACAACACGCTCTACAGCTACACGCTCGCCAGCCGGCGCTACACCACCATGACGAAGGACCTCATGGTACAGGGTGCCGTCGCCAGCCGCGATGGCGCGAAGATGGCGTTCGTGCTGGACTCGCCGATGTGGCCGGCCGAAGTCTTCGTGCAGGACGCGTCGCTGCCGGAGCCGAAGCGGATCACGACGACGAACGCCTGGCTGTCGGATCGCGCGCTGGGGGAGACGCGCGTGATCGGCTGGAAGTCGAGTGACGGTCGCGCGGTCGAGGGCATCCTGCTGCTGCCGGTCGGGTACCGCGAGGGTGCGCGCGTGCCAATGGTGGTCTCGGCGCACGGTGGACCCACGGCGGCGTGGACCAACGGCTTCAAGGGCAGCACCGGCGCACCCGGCCAGACCTGGGCCGCACGTGGCTGGGCGGTGCTGTACCCCAACCCGCGCGGCTCCACCGGCTATGGCGAATGGTGGATGCGCGCCAACACCGGCGACTGGGGCGGGGGAGACTATCGCGACATCATGGCCGGCACCGATGCCGTGGTGCGGCTCGGGATCGCCGATCCCGAGAAGCTGGCGTTCGAGGGCTGGAGCTACGGCGGCTACATGACGTCGTGGGTCGTGTCGCAGACCGGCCGCTTCAAGGCGGCGATGATGGGTGCGGGGCTGCCGTCACTGCTCTCGATGGCCGGCACCACCGACATCCCCGGCTACATCAACACCTTCTTCGGCGACCCGCAGTACGATGGCTCGATCGTCAACGCGAGCGTTCGCAAGTACCTCGAGCGCTCGGCCATCAGCTACAGCGACCGCATCACCACGCCGCTGCTGATCCTGCACGGCGGAAACGATGAGCGCGTGCCGATCGGCCAGCCGATGGAGTTCTACCGCGCCCTCAAGGACCGCGGCAAGGCGGTGGAGCTGGTGTTCTACCCGCGTGAGGGGCACGGGCTGTCGGAGTACTACCACCAGGTCGACCGCATGAAGCGCGAGTACGACTGGATTGCGCAGCACACCCTCGGCACCACCCGCGCGACGGTGCAGCCGTAG
- a CDS encoding DUF1801 domain-containing protein produces the protein MAARKAPVKRAATKGATARKVSTSKVAAPATPSLLKGGNPQVAKAHGDAPVQAYIAAMPGWKRDIGAQLDALVTRTVPTVVKAVKWNSPFYGVAGKGWFLSFHVFTRYVKVTFFKGTSLTPPPGGGAAKEARWIDIHEDDFDEKQLTRWIRQASKVPGWGGSPAD, from the coding sequence ATGGCAGCGCGCAAGGCACCAGTGAAGCGGGCGGCGACGAAGGGGGCCACCGCAAGGAAGGTCAGCACGAGCAAGGTCGCCGCACCAGCGACCCCGAGCCTGCTCAAGGGCGGCAACCCGCAGGTGGCGAAGGCACACGGTGATGCGCCGGTGCAGGCGTACATCGCCGCCATGCCGGGCTGGAAGCGCGACATCGGTGCGCAGCTCGACGCGCTGGTGACGCGCACGGTGCCGACGGTGGTGAAGGCCGTGAAGTGGAACTCGCCATTCTACGGTGTCGCAGGCAAGGGGTGGTTCCTCAGCTTTCACGTGTTCACGCGCTACGTGAAGGTGACCTTCTTCAAGGGCACGTCGCTCACGCCGCCACCGGGTGGGGGCGCGGCGAAGGAGGCGCGCTGGATCGACATCCACGAGGATGATTTCGACGAGAAGCAACTCACCCGCTGGATCCGGCAGGCGTCGAAGGTCCCCGGATGGGGTGGCAGTCCGGCGGATTGA
- a CDS encoding endonuclease/exonuclease/phosphatase family protein — MSPTARGLRLVTWNCCRGPLAAKLAALDALHADIAVLQECPKPARQSDQFRWLGDTPRQGVAVIARGEYRLRRLPAPDGAPRYALPVSIRGPEQFSLLAIWAMNDRPLRYVRAVVRTVELHRARLARGAMFVLGDFNSNTVWDREHPTTTNHSALVGQLAALGLHSCYHRATGESHGAESTPTFHLYRHASRPYHLDYCFAPSSWLSRLSAVTIGAHERWMRHSDHRPLIMDFTPPAVDVTASRQPRRGPDDPPPARPAAPHARRARR, encoded by the coding sequence GTGAGCCCCACTGCGCGGGGACTGCGCCTCGTCACCTGGAACTGCTGCCGCGGGCCGCTCGCCGCCAAGCTGGCGGCGCTCGACGCGCTGCACGCCGACATCGCGGTGTTGCAGGAATGTCCGAAGCCGGCAAGACAATCGGACCAGTTCCGCTGGCTTGGTGACACGCCGCGCCAGGGCGTCGCAGTCATTGCGCGCGGCGAGTATCGTCTCCGGCGGCTGCCTGCACCTGACGGCGCCCCGCGGTACGCATTGCCGGTGTCGATCCGGGGGCCGGAGCAGTTCTCGCTGCTCGCGATCTGGGCGATGAACGACCGCCCGCTCCGTTATGTCCGCGCCGTCGTCCGCACGGTGGAGCTGCACCGCGCGCGCCTGGCGCGTGGCGCGATGTTCGTGCTCGGTGACTTCAACTCGAACACCGTCTGGGACCGCGAGCATCCCACCACCACCAACCACAGTGCGCTGGTGGGCCAGCTGGCCGCGCTCGGCCTGCACAGTTGCTACCACCGGGCCACTGGCGAGTCCCACGGTGCCGAGTCCACACCGACCTTTCACCTGTACCGGCACGCCTCGCGCCCCTACCACCTCGACTACTGCTTCGCGCCATCGTCATGGCTGTCGCGACTCTCCGCCGTCACGATCGGCGCGCATGAGCGGTGGATGCGCCACAGCGATCACCGGCCGCTGATCATGGACTTCACACCGCCGGCTGTCGACGTCACCGCGTCGCGGCAACCCCGGCGAGGTCCCGACGATCCGCCGCCAGCTCGGCCAGCAGCGCCACATGCACGTCGAGCGCGTCGATGA
- a CDS encoding aspartate/glutamate racemase family protein, whose translation MHIGLIGGIGPAATIVYYQRLCARMRELQAPLELTIVQADVNVLIRNNLADKREEQAAVYAGLIGRLQAAGADCAAITSLGGHFCFDETVRMSPLPLVSAVAPLDAHFAAAGIRRVGLLGTRVVMRTRLYGQLHQTEAVASDDDIEILGQAYLDVAVSGVCTEAQRQMMFDAGTRMVREQGAEAIVLAGTDLGLAFDGYAPGYPVIDALDVHVALLAELAADRRDLAGVAATR comes from the coding sequence ATGCACATCGGCCTGATCGGCGGCATCGGCCCCGCCGCCACCATCGTGTACTATCAGCGCCTCTGCGCCCGCATGCGCGAACTGCAGGCGCCGCTGGAACTCACCATCGTGCAGGCCGACGTGAACGTCCTGATCCGCAACAACCTCGCCGACAAGCGCGAGGAACAGGCCGCAGTCTACGCGGGGCTCATCGGGCGACTGCAGGCGGCCGGTGCCGACTGCGCCGCCATCACCTCACTCGGCGGGCACTTCTGCTTCGACGAGACGGTGCGCATGTCCCCGTTGCCGCTCGTCTCTGCCGTGGCACCTCTCGACGCCCACTTCGCCGCCGCCGGCATCCGTCGCGTCGGTCTCCTCGGCACGCGCGTCGTCATGCGCACCCGACTCTACGGCCAGCTGCACCAGACCGAGGCCGTGGCCAGCGACGACGACATCGAGATTCTCGGCCAGGCCTACCTGGACGTGGCGGTGAGCGGTGTGTGCACCGAGGCGCAGCGCCAGATGATGTTCGATGCCGGCACCCGCATGGTGCGTGAGCAGGGCGCCGAGGCGATCGTGCTGGCGGGGACGGACCTCGGGCTGGCATTCGACGGGTACGCGCCAGGCTATCCCGTCATCGACGCGCTCGACGTGCATGTGGCGCTGCTGGCCGAGCTGGCGGCGGATCGTCGGGACCTCGCCGGGGTTGCCGCGACGCGGTGA
- a CDS encoding D-aminoacylase encodes MRLRLPAAALITSLLASLLAVAPVARVEAQRGPASYDVLITGGTLVDGSGGPRRAADIALRGGRVVRVSAAALPASRARRVIDARGLIVAPGFIDLHAHLEPILAMPDAQSHVRQGVTLALGGPDGGGPWPFGPYLDSVRARRLGMNVAFLAGHNSIRRAVMGTENREPSPVELVRMQDMVAHSMRDGAFGLSTGLRYLPGTYSKTDEVIALSRVAADSGGIYTSHLREEGVGLIEGVSEALEIGRQARIPVVLTHHKAVGRLMWGRSVQTLAMVDSARRAGTDVMLDQYPYTASYTSLSVLVPTWALSGGTAALRERLADPELKDSIVTGIVELLRNDRGGGDLRRVQFSRVEWDPALNGKTLHDLLVMRGVAPTLENAPPFILDGVLRGDAGMVYHVMDESDVRRIMAHPQTMIASDGRITQLGAEVPHPRNFGTFPRVLGRYVRDERVLTLEQAVRKMTAMPAARLGLRDRGCLGVGCVADVVLFEAATVRDVGTFEDPHHYPEGIPYVLVAGVPVVDNGVFTAARPGKVIVRRAGTRRPPRIR; translated from the coding sequence ATGAGACTGCGCCTTCCTGCCGCCGCGCTAATCACGAGCCTGCTCGCCAGCCTGCTCGCCGTTGCACCCGTGGCGCGGGTGGAGGCGCAGCGCGGTCCTGCCTCCTACGACGTGCTGATCACCGGCGGGACACTGGTGGATGGAAGCGGTGGTCCGCGGCGCGCGGCGGACATCGCGTTGCGGGGCGGGCGTGTGGTGCGCGTGTCTGCTGCGGCGCTGCCGGCCTCACGCGCGAGGAGGGTGATCGACGCGCGCGGGCTGATCGTCGCCCCGGGTTTCATCGACCTGCATGCGCACCTCGAGCCGATCCTGGCGATGCCCGACGCGCAGAGCCACGTGCGACAGGGGGTGACGCTGGCGCTTGGCGGGCCCGACGGGGGCGGTCCGTGGCCGTTCGGTCCCTATCTCGATTCGGTGCGCGCGCGCCGGCTCGGGATGAACGTCGCGTTCCTGGCGGGGCACAATTCCATCCGGCGCGCCGTGATGGGCACCGAGAATCGCGAGCCGAGCCCGGTGGAGCTCGTGCGCATGCAGGACATGGTCGCCCATTCGATGCGCGATGGCGCGTTCGGCCTGAGCACCGGGTTGCGGTACCTGCCCGGTACCTACTCGAAGACCGACGAGGTCATCGCCCTGTCGCGCGTGGCGGCGGACAGCGGCGGGATCTACACGTCGCACCTGCGCGAGGAAGGGGTGGGCCTGATCGAGGGCGTGTCCGAGGCGCTGGAGATCGGGCGGCAGGCGCGGATTCCGGTCGTGCTCACGCACCACAAGGCGGTGGGGCGGCTGATGTGGGGCCGGAGCGTGCAGACGCTGGCGATGGTGGACTCGGCGCGCCGCGCCGGCACCGACGTGATGCTCGACCAGTACCCATACACCGCCAGCTACACGTCACTGTCGGTGCTGGTGCCGACGTGGGCGCTGTCGGGTGGAACTGCGGCGCTGCGTGAGCGACTCGCCGATCCGGAGCTGAAGGACAGCATCGTGACCGGTATCGTGGAGCTGCTCCGCAACGACCGTGGCGGCGGCGACCTGCGGCGGGTGCAGTTCTCGCGGGTGGAGTGGGACCCCGCGCTGAACGGGAAGACGCTGCACGACCTGCTGGTGATGCGAGGTGTGGCGCCGACGCTCGAGAACGCGCCGCCGTTCATCCTCGACGGGGTGCTGCGGGGCGATGCCGGCATGGTGTACCACGTGATGGACGAGTCCGACGTGCGGCGGATCATGGCGCACCCACAGACCATGATCGCGAGTGACGGACGGATCACGCAGCTTGGCGCCGAAGTGCCGCACCCGCGCAACTTCGGCACCTTCCCGCGGGTGCTGGGGCGGTACGTGCGGGACGAGCGCGTGCTCACGCTGGAGCAGGCGGTTCGCAAGATGACCGCGATGCCTGCCGCGCGGCTTGGCCTCCGTGATCGCGGCTGCCTGGGCGTCGGCTGCGTGGCCGACGTGGTGCTGTTCGAGGCCGCCACGGTGCGCGATGTGGGGACGTTCGAGGATCCGCACCACTATCCCGAGGGCATCCCGTATGTGCTGGTGGCCGGGGTGCCGGTGGTGGACAACGGGGTGTTCACGGCGGCGCGGCCGGGGAAGGTGATCGTGCGGCGGGCGGGCACACGCCGCCCGCCCCGAATTCGGTGA
- a CDS encoding DinB family protein, with translation MPEDLLNRSTRDLLLEAAAAVEEIIHAVESLPAPGALRVGDWSATDVLAHVTFWHESFARTVRALSAGAVPDVLRGSYAELNRRGVEQSSGAAVAAIAARLRQAQGVIAAHIGVLPPGTMIPYRKGSRDYAPDEHLQVVRDHLRHHRRRIEAARRSSAP, from the coding sequence TTGCCGGAGGACCTCCTGAACCGCTCGACACGGGACCTGTTGCTGGAGGCCGCGGCTGCGGTGGAGGAGATCATCCATGCCGTGGAGTCGCTGCCGGCGCCCGGCGCGCTCCGCGTTGGTGACTGGTCCGCCACCGACGTGCTGGCCCACGTCACCTTCTGGCACGAGAGCTTCGCCCGCACGGTGCGGGCACTGTCGGCAGGCGCAGTGCCGGATGTGCTGCGTGGCAGCTACGCGGAGCTCAACCGGCGCGGCGTCGAGCAGTCGAGCGGCGCGGCGGTGGCGGCGATCGCGGCGCGGCTGCGGCAGGCGCAGGGCGTGATCGCGGCACACATCGGCGTCCTGCCCCCGGGCACCATGATCCCGTACCGGAAGGGCTCGCGCGACTACGCGCCTGACGAGCACCTGCAGGTGGTGCGCGATCACCTCCGGCACCACCGGCGCCGGATCGAGGCGGCGCGGCGCAGTTCCGCGCCGTGA
- a CDS encoding ankyrin repeat domain-containing protein: MPTRSLPVRPDRRAIEAEAESLLAAMRAGDVAACAELQEFLPGRRDAGPPTLHDAREVLGRSYQGSGWTRLVQAVTLVDAIWNDDIDTVRALVSAHPALLHEPALIRRDSNWGPPLSYAANLGRDGIIRLLHSLGATDLEKALQRAALQGQVATGVMLHGMLGSPVPTADSLGGPAYTLSVPGTQFLLGLGVPVVDASGERTAPVAVVLETDSRNPAAKHAILAAYEAAGLAYPDTPVMALHRGRIDLLEAHLARDPALLTRTFRHRDIYPADMGCRDPLDATTGTPLDGCTLLHMCVEYDELEIARWLLDRGMSPDVRAHTGASGFGGWTPLFHTAVSQPNFWLNHQHDGRGSTPFAALLLERGADPLVRASLWKRLHPGHGDASRRDYRDVTALSWGRRFHDRRFVSDGALALIAAAGGVE; this comes from the coding sequence GTGCCGACACGCAGCCTGCCCGTCCGCCCCGACCGGCGCGCGATCGAGGCGGAGGCCGAGTCACTCCTGGCGGCCATGCGCGCGGGGGATGTGGCGGCGTGCGCGGAGCTGCAGGAGTTCCTGCCAGGGCGGCGCGATGCCGGACCGCCCACCCTGCACGACGCGCGCGAAGTCCTCGGCCGCAGCTACCAGGGCAGCGGCTGGACGCGGCTGGTGCAGGCCGTCACCCTCGTCGATGCGATCTGGAACGACGACATCGACACCGTGCGGGCGCTGGTGTCGGCGCACCCCGCGCTGCTCCACGAACCTGCGCTGATCCGGCGCGACAGCAACTGGGGTCCGCCCCTCAGCTACGCCGCCAACCTCGGGCGCGACGGGATCATCCGGCTGCTCCACTCCCTCGGGGCGACGGACCTGGAGAAGGCGCTGCAGCGTGCCGCGTTGCAGGGCCAGGTGGCCACCGGTGTGATGCTCCACGGAATGCTCGGCAGTCCCGTGCCGACGGCGGACTCACTTGGTGGACCGGCGTACACCCTCAGCGTGCCGGGCACGCAGTTCCTGCTGGGACTCGGCGTGCCGGTGGTGGATGCGTCGGGGGAGCGCACCGCACCGGTGGCCGTGGTGCTGGAAACCGACAGCCGCAACCCGGCCGCGAAGCATGCGATCCTCGCCGCCTACGAAGCCGCGGGGCTGGCCTATCCCGACACGCCCGTGATGGCGCTGCACCGCGGTCGCATCGACCTGCTCGAGGCACACCTGGCACGCGATCCGGCACTGCTCACCCGCACCTTCCGCCACCGCGACATCTACCCGGCCGACATGGGGTGTCGCGATCCACTGGACGCCACCACCGGCACGCCACTGGACGGCTGCACGCTGCTGCACATGTGTGTGGAGTACGACGAGCTGGAGATCGCGCGCTGGCTGCTGGATCGCGGCATGAGCCCCGACGTGCGCGCGCATACCGGTGCCAGCGGCTTCGGGGGATGGACCCCGCTGTTCCACACGGCCGTCTCGCAGCCGAACTTCTGGCTGAACCACCAGCACGATGGACGGGGCAGCACCCCCTTCGCGGCGCTGCTGCTGGAGCGTGGGGCCGATCCGCTGGTGCGGGCGTCGCTCTGGAAGCGTCTCCACCCGGGGCACGGTGACGCCTCACGTCGCGACTACCGCGACGTGACGGCGCTGTCGTGGGGTCGGCGCTTTCACGACCGCCGCTTCGTGAGCGATGGCGCGCTGGCGCTCATCGCGGCGGCCGGCGGGGTGGAGTGA
- a CDS encoding NAD(P)/FAD-dependent oxidoreductase — MKTLIILGAGTAGTMMANHLQRELVQKGDPGAWRIIIVDERVEHYYQPGFIFVPFDIYQPEETVKPIAEFIPDGVTLLRQRVERIDAAASRLLFDDDVPLPYDLLIIATGCKIAPEETEGMLGPEWQQSVLDFYTYEGAIALRDRLRTWQGGRLLVHITEMPIKCPVAPLEFAFLADWYFRLRGMRDRVELTFVTPLSGAFTRPRAAATLDHLLEEKHVRLEGDFAIERVDNERKVIVDYGGRELPFDLLVTVPVNRGDAVIGRSGLGDDLDFVPTHRATLQSVQHANIFVIGDATNVPASKAGSVAHFEAEVLTENILRFVRGEPLQETFDGHANCFVETGDGKALLIDFNYTHEPVPGTFPFPGVGPMRLLSETRMNHMGKMAFRWIYWNMLLKGHHIPFVTTTMQEAGKDFS; from the coding sequence ATGAAGACCCTGATCATCCTTGGCGCGGGCACGGCTGGCACGATGATGGCCAACCACCTGCAACGCGAGCTCGTGCAGAAGGGCGACCCCGGCGCCTGGCGCATCATCATCGTGGACGAGCGGGTGGAGCACTACTACCAGCCCGGCTTCATCTTCGTGCCGTTCGACATCTACCAGCCGGAGGAGACGGTCAAGCCGATCGCGGAGTTCATCCCCGACGGTGTCACCCTGCTCCGCCAGCGGGTCGAGCGCATCGACGCCGCGGCGTCGCGCCTCCTGTTCGACGACGACGTGCCCCTGCCCTACGACCTGCTCATCATCGCCACCGGGTGCAAGATCGCGCCGGAGGAGACGGAGGGGATGCTGGGACCGGAGTGGCAGCAGAGCGTCCTCGACTTCTACACGTACGAGGGTGCGATCGCCCTGCGCGACCGGCTGCGCACCTGGCAGGGCGGCCGGCTGCTGGTGCACATCACCGAGATGCCGATCAAGTGCCCGGTGGCGCCGCTGGAGTTCGCCTTCCTCGCCGACTGGTACTTCCGGTTGCGCGGCATGCGCGACCGGGTCGAGCTCACCTTCGTCACGCCGCTCAGCGGAGCCTTCACCCGGCCGCGCGCCGCCGCCACGCTCGACCACCTGCTCGAGGAGAAGCACGTGCGGCTCGAGGGGGACTTCGCCATCGAGCGGGTGGACAACGAGCGCAAGGTGATCGTGGACTACGGCGGACGCGAGCTGCCATTCGACCTGCTGGTCACGGTCCCGGTGAACCGGGGCGATGCGGTGATCGGCCGCTCCGGGCTCGGCGACGACCTCGACTTCGTGCCCACCCACCGTGCCACGCTCCAGTCGGTGCAGCACGCGAACATCTTCGTGATCGGCGACGCCACCAACGTCCCGGCCTCGAAGGCCGGCTCGGTGGCCCACTTCGAGGCCGAGGTGCTGACGGAGAACATCCTCCGGTTCGTGCGCGGCGAGCCGCTCCAGGAGACGTTCGACGGCCACGCCAACTGCTTCGTCGAGACCGGCGACGGCAAGGCGCTGCTGATCGACTTCAACTACACCCACGAGCCGGTGCCGGGCACCTTCCCGTTCCCCGGCGTCGGCCCGATGCGCCTGCTCTCCGAGACGCGCATGAACCACATGGGCAAGATGGCCTTCCGCTGGATCTACTGGAACATGCTGCTGAAGGGGCACCACATCCCCTTCGTCACCACCACGATGCAGGAAGCGGGCAAGGACTTCTCCTGA
- a CDS encoding TusE/DsrC/DsvC family sulfur relay protein gives MDRSIAGTTVTVNEEGYLTDLAQWTPSVGEALAGEAGITLTPRHWAVLEYLQREFRSNAPLSIRRIGKSGVTDIKEFYQLFPVAPLKTASKIAGIPKPASCI, from the coding sequence ATGGACCGAAGCATCGCCGGCACCACCGTCACCGTGAACGAGGAAGGCTACCTCACCGACCTGGCGCAGTGGACGCCGTCGGTCGGCGAGGCGCTGGCCGGTGAGGCCGGCATCACCCTCACGCCCCGCCACTGGGCCGTGCTCGAGTACCTGCAGCGCGAGTTCCGCAGCAATGCCCCCCTCAGCATCCGGCGGATCGGCAAGAGCGGCGTGACCGACATCAAGGAGTTCTACCAGCTCTTCCCGGTGGCGCCGCTCAAGACGGCGTCGAAGATCGCCGGCATCCCCAAGCCCGCCAGTTGCATCTGA
- a CDS encoding DsrE/DsrF/DrsH-like family protein, whose product MTEYDGKIRKMMIILSKATLENVYAAFVLANGARMEGIEAEIFFTFFGLEAIHKQKLEHLHTATVGNPAMHMPTMLGGLPGMEALATMMMKREMEKIDMPDVHEFLDILKASGVKLWACKLAMDMFHLTKDDLYDDVDGVLTVGDFYQQGSGLGTHMLFV is encoded by the coding sequence ATGACGGAGTATGACGGCAAGATCCGCAAGATGATGATCATCCTGTCGAAGGCGACGCTGGAAAACGTCTATGCCGCCTTCGTGCTCGCCAACGGGGCCCGCATGGAGGGGATCGAGGCGGAGATCTTCTTCACCTTCTTCGGGCTGGAGGCGATCCACAAGCAGAAGCTGGAGCACCTGCACACCGCCACCGTCGGCAACCCGGCCATGCACATGCCGACGATGCTCGGCGGGTTGCCGGGGATGGAGGCGCTCGCGACGATGATGATGAAGCGCGAGATGGAGAAGATCGACATGCCCGACGTGCATGAGTTCCTCGACATCCTGAAGGCCTCCGGCGTGAAGCTCTGGGCCTGCAAGCTGGCGATGGACATGTTCCACCTCACGAAGGACGACCTGTACGACGATGTCGACGGCGTGCTGACGGTGGGTGACTTCTACCAGCAGGGGTCGGGACTCGGGACGCACATGCTGTTCGTGTGA